A part of Rhinoderma darwinii isolate aRhiDar2 chromosome 1, aRhiDar2.hap1, whole genome shotgun sequence genomic DNA contains:
- the LCORL gene encoding ligand-dependent nuclear receptor corepressor-like protein isoform X3: MEKGNRQNGCPVPEPSVHGGEEGIPAGTRLLAAQAHPLCFESILEGLYGPGLRKDLSLFDDCEPEELVDWCVDDKCSLCNLRKDTNDCTPSGGSAQSTPTGELISQGQFNTEKTECQAENYLNALFQKKDLPQNCDPNIPLVAQELMKKMIRQFAIEYVSKSRKMYQDSNGTIADDPLGCNGIQKNQTDSLLHDEQDGPLDLTVTRIHEQTFRDGDGVLDLSIKRNGSAFEENSKIRNAKNGRHQKDIEDYLDRSPEFANGLLSKALKDIQLGTLDVHKAAVLYGIPQKTLLLHLKALSAGKPAHLKNTAQNCIDGYIYKDTTETSSVLHKVALWARAQAEQTEKDKLSLLETSELKLPSASSYLHQLTLQRMVAQFKEKKEASNCESSVPIVQLKIPQVRMSSVTKQPDSSGLLDVMYQVTKTSTVMENSSLQKLKNILPQQSKFECSGSITRSNVDSYVVHGDLSPLCLNTKNGGGDASSDNPDDDRKDKQPRKKRGRYRQYDHDIMEEAIAMVLGGKMSVSKAQGIYGVPHSTLEYKVKERSGTLKNPPKKKLRLADAHIYNVVNSGTGIQK; encoded by the exons GTTTCGAGAGCATTTTAGAAGGGCTGTATGGACCAGGATTACGTAAAGACCTCAGTTTATTTGATG actgtGAACCAGAAGAACTGGTTGATTGGTGTGTGGATGATAAATGTTCATTATGTAACCTCCGCAAGGATACAAAT GATTGCACACCATCAGGTGGTTCGGCACAGTCCACACCTACAGGGGAACTGATATCTCAGGGCCAGTTCAACACAGAGAAAACTGAATGCCAAGCTGAAAATTATTTAAATGCACTCTTTCAAAAGAAAG ATCTTCCTCAGAACTGTGATCCCAACATTCCACTTGTAGCTCAGGAATTAATGAAGAAAATGATACGTCAGTTTGCAATTGAATATGTTTCAAAAAGCCGAAAAATGTATCAAGATAGTAATGGAACAATAGCAGATGATCCTCTTGGCTGTAACGGGATCCAAAAAAACCAAACTGATAGCTTACTTCATGATGAGCAGGATGGTCCTCTAGACCTCACTGTTACAAGGATTCACGAACAAACTTTTCGGGATG GAGATGGAGTTTTGGATCTCTCTATTAAAAGGAATGGCAGTGCATTTGAAGAAAATTCCAAAATCAGAAATGCAAAAAATGG GAGACATCAGAAAGACATCGAAGACTATTTGGATCGGAGTCCCGAATTTGCAAATGGCTTGCTTTCAAAAGCATTGAAAGATATTCAGTTGGGAACACTGGATGTTCACAAAGCGGCCGTACTTTATGGCATACCTCAGAAAACTTTGCTACTTCACTTAAAAGCCTTATCGGCAGGCAAGCCTGCACATCTTAAGAATACAGCTCAAAATTGTATTGATGGGTATATATACAAAGACACTACGGAAACAAGTTCTGTTCTTCATAAAGTAGCCCTGTGGGCAAGGGCTCAGGCAGAGCAAACCGAAAAAGATAAACTCAGTCTACTTGAAACCTCGGAACTGAAACTCCCATCAGCTTCCAGTTACCTCCATCAGTTAACTCTACAGAGAATGGTTGCTCAGTTCAAAGAAAAAAAGGAAGCTTCGAATTGCGAATCTTCAGTTCCCATTGTACAGTTGAAAATTCCTCAGGTACGAATGAGCTCTGTGACGAAACAGCCTGATTCCTCTGGTCTTCTGGATGTTATGTACCAGGTTACCAAAACCTCGACAGTCATGGAAAATTCTTCTCTTCAGAAACTGAAAAACATACTTCCTCAGCAAAGCAAATTTGAATGTTCGGGAAGTATAACTCGCTCAAACGTTGATTCCTATGTTGTTCATGGAGACCTTTCTCCTTTGTGTCTTAATACAAAGAATGGAGGCGGCGATGCATCCTCGGACAACCCAGACGATGATCGAAAGGATAAACAGCCAAGGAAAAAACGTGGACGTTACAGACAATATGATCATGATATTATGGAAGAAGCTATAGCTATGGTATTGGGCGGGAAAATGAGCGTTTCTAAAGCACAAGGAATCTACGGCGTACCTCACAGCACTTTAGAATACAAAGTTAAAGAGAGATCTGGAACACTGAAGAACCCTCCGAAAAAAAAGCTTCGCCTGGCAGACGCTCATATATACAATGTTGTTAATTCAGGGACTGGTATCCAGAAATAG